The following proteins come from a genomic window of Leopardus geoffroyi isolate Oge1 chromosome A3, O.geoffroyi_Oge1_pat1.0, whole genome shotgun sequence:
- the LOC123579810 gene encoding LOW QUALITY PROTEIN: osteoclast stimulatory transmembrane protein (The sequence of the model RefSeq protein was modified relative to this genomic sequence to represent the inferred CDS: substituted 1 base at 1 genomic stop codon) encodes MNKFKDSRVEKFLSGQRIHSPAPPNYRGDLGARGEGITQQASKTVNSTIEGFCGSGALGRQPTPRPPERRPPNFLVCRWRVWHLGLRKALVPLQAAWVAFSQPVPTSCGQLLTQLLLCGCPAVAAAGLTHRWLVSSLLYPPGPSATVATVCGLLVFLVLGLVPPARCLFALSVPTLSTEQGRRLLLSWSTATLAVAVVPNVLANVGAAGQVLRCVTEGSLESLLNTTHRLHTASGALGPAGQAGGRGLTLQAQGNGSVFLLHMLRVTQQVLEDFSGLESLVRAAVLGTQQVVAGLFVLGLLVDSGWYLHRYLTDLRFDNIYATRQLALQLAEAQATHLVASPPAWLLWAARPRLSQGELLSCLLRLGLLTLPLMATAVMVATDHVAFLLAQAAVDWAQKLPAVPTTLTVKYDATYTVLDFVPFLFNQPPPESPFLSAHRSFQWELRLTSQGCRLLPAQRPHAAAPLAAGALQLAACATVLLETYARRLRHTVAASFFSAQEARRARHLHARLQRRYDRRRGQQLPPQTPSCSXHPGLPAPAPAWMLEENSKAEGKQRGSRTDLGPCCVTLGGLLRLSEPQFLCLPNDCIITTHVTYFPRRGGRGDVGREEFDTGRKKASRWGAWESKLRELHHPSSLGL; translated from the exons atgaataaatttaaggaCAGCAGAGTAGAAAAGTTCCTGAGTGGCCAACGGATCCACTCTCCTGCCCCTCCAAATTATAGAGGAGATCTTGGGGCCCGTGGAGAAGGGATCACACAACAGGCCAGCAAGACTGTGAATTCAA CCATCGAAGGGTTTTGTGGATCAGGGGCCTTGGGCAGACAGCCGACCCCTCGTCCTCCTGAAAGACGTCCCCCCAATTTCCTTGTGTGCAGGTGGAGGGTCTGGCACTTGGGGCTCCGCAAGGCCCTTGTCCCACTGCAGGCTGCCTGGGTCGCCTTCTCTCAGCCTGTCCCAACCAGCTGTGGCCAGCTGCTAACCCAGCTCCTCCTGTGCGGTTGCCCGGCCGTTGCTGCTGCGGGTCTGACGCACCGCTGGCTCGTGTCCTCGCTGCTTTACCCTCCGGGACCCTCGGCCACAGTGGCCACTGTCTGCGGCCTCCTGGTCTTCCTGGTCCTGGGCTTGGTGCCCCCCGCGCGCTGCCTGTTTGCGCTCAGCGTCCCCACCCTGAGCACGGAGCAGGGCCGCCGCCTGCTCCTGTCCTGGAGCACCGCCACCCTGGCCGTCGCCGTGGTGCCCAACGTCTTGGCCAACGTGGGCGCGGCCGGGCAGGTGCTGAGATGTGTCACAGAGGGCTCCCTGGAAAGCCTGCTCAACACCACTCACCGGCTGCACACCGCGTCCGGGGCTCTGGGCCCCGCTGGCCAAGCAGGCGGCCGGGGCTTGACCCTCCAGGCCCAGGGCAATGGCTCTGTATTCCTGCTTCACATGCTCAGGGTCACTCAGCAGGTGCTGGAGGACTTCTCTGGCCTGGAGTCCCTGGTCCGGGCGGCCGTGCTGGGGACCCAGCAGGTGGTCGCGGGGCTCTTTGTGCTGGGCCTCCTCGTGGACTCCGGCTGGTACCTCCACCGCTACCTGACGGACCTGCGGTTTGACAATATCTACGCCACACGACAACTGGCTTTGCAGCTGGCCGAGGCCCAGGCCACACACCTGGTGGCCTCCCCACCAGCCTGGCTGCTCTGGGCCGCCCGGCCGAGGCTGTCCCAGGGGGAGCTGCTGAGCTGTCTCCTGAGGCTGGGACTGCTCACCCTGCCCCTGATGGCCACAGCCGTGATGGTGGCTACAGACCACGTGGCCTTTCTCCTGGCTCAGGCAGCCGTGGACTGGGCGCAGAAACTGCCTGCCGTGCCCACCACGCTCACGGTCAAGTATGAT GCCACGTACACGGTCCTGGATTTCGTCCCCTTTCTCTTCAACCAGCCGCCTCCGGAgagccccttcctctctgctcacaGGTCCTTCCAGTGGGAGCTCCGCCTCACCTCCCAGGGCTGCCGGCTGCTGCCCGCGCAGCGCCCCCACGCGGCCGCCCCGCTGGCTGCCGGCGCCCTGCAGCTGGCGGCCTGCGCCACCGTCCTGCTGGAGACCTACGCCCGGCGCCTGCGGCACACCGTCGCCGCTTCCTTCTTCTCGGCCCAGGAGGCCAGGAGGGCCCGCCACCTTCACGCCCGGCTCCAGCGCAGATACGACAGGCGCCGAGGCCAGCAGCTGCCCCCGCAGACCCCCTCCTGCTCCTGACACCCGGGCCTgccagcccccgccccggcctgGATGCTGGAAGAGAACAGTAAGGCAGAGGGGAAGCAGCGCGGGAGCCGCACAGACCTTggtccttgctgtgtgaccttgggtggatTGCttcgcctctctgagcctcagtttctatgCCTGCCTAATGACTGCATAATAACCACCCATGTGACCTACTTTCCacggaggggggggcggggggatgtggGAAGGGAGGAATTCGATACTGGGCGTAAAAAGGCCtcgagatggggcgcctgg GAATCAAAACTCCGTGAATTGCATCACCCCAGCTCCCTTGGCCTCTGA
- the LOC123580080 gene encoding thyrotropin-releasing hormone receptor-like — protein MEDHTEHPERANASSLGTLPQPPPAIQAVTLTLVPLVCAMGVAGNATVVLVVLRGRHMVTPTNCYLVSLAAADLLVLLAAGVPTVAEAASARVWVFGHAGCLGITYLQYVGINTSTGSIAAFTVERYLAICHPLRAQTLCTVARAKRIAALVWLGTGAYCVLWLFLVDTRETAYADGVQVQCGYRVSRSLYLPVYFLDFALFYALPLGLATVFCVLIARVLFARPLPPAHPGHWGSAHQGSPAGHQRFSCRGKKGALNSRKQVTKMLAVVVVVFALLWLPYRTLVVVNSFLSPPYLNLGFLLFCRLCIYLNSAVNPVIYALMSQRFREAFRGLFQCQLARPKLPPQEATPVYYSVIKDCPQIRLGS, from the exons ATGGAGGACCACACCGAGCACCCTGAGCGCGCGAACGCGTCGAGCCTGGGCACCTTGCCCCAGCCTCCGCCGGCTATACAAGCGGTGACCTTGACCCTGGTGCCTCTCGTGTGCGCCATGGGTGTGGCCGGCAACGCCACGGTGGTCCTGGTGGTACTCCGGGGCCGTCACATGGTCACGCCCACCAACTGTTACTTGGTGAGCCTGGCCGCGGCGGACCTGCTGGTGCTCCTGGCGGCCGGAGTGCCCACCGTCGCCGAGGCGGCGTCCGCCCGCGTTTGGGTCTTCGGCCACGCAGGCTGCCTGGGCATCACCTACCTGCAGTACGTGGGCATCAACACGTCCACGGGCTCCATCGCCGCGTTCACGGTGGAGCGCTACCTCGCCATCTGCCACCCGCTGCGCGCCCAAACTCTGTGCACCGTGGCGCGGGCCAAGCGCATCGCGGCTTTGGTGTGGCTGGGCACCGGCGCCTACTGCGTGCTCTGGCTCTTCCTGGTGGACACACGCGAGACCGCGTACGCCGACGGCGTGCAGGTGCAGTGCGGCTACCGCGTGTCGCGCTCTCTCTACCTGCCCGTCTACTTCCTGGACTTCGCGCTCTTCTACGCGCTGCCCCTGGGCCTGGCCACCGTGTTCTGCGTGCTCATAGCGCGCGTCCTCTTCGCGCGGCCGCTGCCTCCTGCGCACCCGGGGCACTGGGGCTCTGCGCACCAGGGCAGCCCCGCGGGCCACCAGCGCTTCTCCTGCAGGGGCAAGAAAGGCGCCCTCAACTCCCGGAAGCAG GTCACCAAGATGCtggctgtggtggtggtggtttttgctCTGCTGTGGCTGCCCTACCGCACCCTGGTGGTGGTGAATTCCTTCCTGAGCCCGCCCTACCTCAACCttggcttccttctcttctgccgGCTTTGCATCTACCTGAACAGCGCGGTCAACCCCGTCATCTACGCCCTTATGTCCCAGCGCTTCCGGGAGGCCTTCCGGGGACTATTTCAGTGCCAGCTGGCCCGGCCCAAGCTCCCGCCCCAGGAGGCCACCCCTGTGTACTACAGTGTCATCAAAGACTGTCCCCAGATCAGACTGGGCTCTTAG